From Bubalus bubalis isolate 160015118507 breed Murrah chromosome 17, NDDB_SH_1, whole genome shotgun sequence:
agatctgatagacagagtacctgaagaactatggacgaaggttcatgatattgtacaggagacaaggatcaagactgccctcaagaaaaagaaatgcaaaaaaaaaaaaaaaaaaaaaaggctgtctgaggaggtcatacaaatagctgtcaaatgaagaaaagtgaaaaaagcaaaggagaaaaggaaagatatagccatctgaatgcagagttccaaagaatagcaaggagagataagaaagctttcctcagtgatcaatgcaaagaaatagaggaaaacaatagaaagggaaagactagagatctcttcaagaaaatcagagataccaagggaacatttgatgcaaagatgggttcaataaaggacagaaatggtatggacttaacagaagcagaagatattaaaaggtggcaagaatacacagaactatacaaaaaagatcatcatgatccagatgatcacgatggtgtgatcactcacttagagccagacatcctggaatgtgaagttaagtgggccttaggaagcatcattacgaacaaagctagtggaggtgatggctttccagtttagctatttcaaatcctaaaagatgatgctgtcaaagcgttgcactcaatatgccagcaaatttggaaaacacagccaTGGCCacgagactggaaaaggtcagttttcattccaatcccaaagaaaggcaataccaaagaatgctcaaactaccacacaattgcacgcatctcacacactagtaaagtaatgctcaaaattctccaagcaggcttcagcaatacgtgaaccgtgaacatccagatgttcaagcctgttttagaaaaggcagaggaaccagagatcaaattgccaacatccactggatcatcgaaaaaggaagagttccagaaaaatacctatttctgctttattgactatgccaaagcctttgaaagtgtggatcacagtaaactatggaaaattctgaaagagatgggaataccagagcacctgacttgccttttgaaatctgtatataggtcaggaagcaacaattagaactggacatgaaacaacagactggttccaaatagggaaaggagtctgtcaagactgtatattgtcaccctgcttatttaacttatatacagagtacatcatgagaaacgctgggctggatgaagcacaagctggaatcaagatttctgtgagaaatatcaataacctcagatatgcagatgacaccacccttatggcagaaagtgaagaactacagatcctcttgatgaaagtgaaagaggagagtgataaagttggctgaCAGCTCAACAttctcatggcatctggtcctatcacttcatggcaaacagatggggaaacagtggaaacagtggcagactttatttttgggggctccaaaatcattgcagatggtaactgcagccaagatattaaaagacacttacttcctggaaggaaagttttgaccaacctgctgctaagttgcttcagtcgtgtccggctctgtgcaaccccatggactgcagcctaccaggctcctctgcccatgggattttccaggcatgaccaacctagacagcatattaaaaagtagagaccttactttgccaacaaatttctgtctagtcaaggctatggtttttccagtagtcatgtatggatgtgagagttggactataaagaaagctgagcactgaaaaattgatgcttttgaactgtggtgctggagaagactcttgagagtcctttggactgcaaggagatccaaccagttcatcctaaaggagatcagtcctgaatattcactggaaggactgatggctgaagctgaaactccaatactttggccacctgatgcaaagagctgactcttttgaagagaccctgatgccgggaaagattgaaggggggagaagaaggggacgacagaggatgagatggttgcatggcatcactgactcaatggacatgagtttgagtggactccgggagttgggtgatggacagggaggcctggcgtgctgcaatccctagggtggcaaagagtgggacaggactgagggactgaactgaactgaaactacgtaacaatgtatcctgctggAGGACTTGTTTCTCCTTCagaagaaccttctgactaatcctgttatcttaaaatgtatattgtgggagtgggtcctattgttagttctaatcttgttaacTTAAGATGTATGCTATGGGAGTGGGTCTGTGAAAGTacataaggccttgataagactagttAGTGGgccactctctgtcccccttctcatgtctatgtcagaagctttctctgtccctttttgtattttaataaactGCTAcataaaagctcttgagtgatcaagcctgggccctggtcctgaagctaaatcttcttcagaaaTCACAAATCTGACATCATTCACTGTAAGTTATCAGTGCTAGACAATAACAATACAGCAAGCCatttctccaatatatatatatatttaaaataatatggttTCCTAACAATAcctttaatgaatgaataaaatcttgCAATATGTTTCTAAAACATTGAAATAACATAAGCCTGGCATGACTGACAGTAGCAGTTCTAAATTTAATGATTCCTATATGCATATTCAAATTTCTAGGCACCAAAAGCAACTGAAAACATGTTTGGGTAGAAATATGTTCAAAGGAACTCTGTAGgaagaaaggcaagaaaatggTTAGGGCTAactatttgttattttatattctttatacaaGTCAGTAGTTGTCTCAGCTGCTTAGCTTCTATTGTCAAATGCTCTAATATTACCACTACTGTAAATCAAAATGATATATGAACATTTCTTCTCTGGCCTCAAGCTACAAAACCATAAAGaccaaaactaaaaacaaatagaaaaacaaaataaatccctACTATGAACCAGGGTACTATTTCATACTGCTGGTAGGAACATAAATTAGTACAGGCTCTAcagacagcttccctggtggctcagacagtaaagcgtctgcctgaaatgcgcgagacgcgggttcgatccctgggtcaggaagatcccctggagaaggaaatggcaatccactccagtattcttgcctggagaattccatggacagagaaacccggatgcatgctacagtccatgggttgcacagagtcagacacgactgaacgactttacttCACTACAGACAGCAATAATGAAATCTCATTCTACAAACACACTTGACTAATTATGAAATAACATATTCCAAGTTTTTCACTGTAACATTGTTTTTAACAACTGCAAAAGAGTTCATTGGTTGGCActgattaaaaatagtaaaattacacaatggaatattcttcatctataaaaaaaGCATAGGAAAGCTCATGCTATGAAAAGAGCTTTAGGAAATATTGCCAACTTGAGGTAGGGAAATGGTACTGAACAGAGTATAGAGTATATCAGCTAAGAAAGCGGAAGGATAACATTATAGATTAAATACATTGGAAAACTGTAAAAAGAACTAACAAAACCAGTAACCTACAGAGGAGGGCATACCTAAGGAGGAGGGAAATAGAGGGCAGATGTGGAAACATTTTTTCAATGGATAGCTTTgtacactgtattaaaaaaaaaaaaaaaaatctccagccAGGTAAAGAAAAATTGTACACAATTTATTTTTCACCAGTCTGTTCTGGCATGCTTCCAATGATATCAGTCACCTGGATCAATAACAGTCAGTGTACATACTCTGTGGTAATTTCCACATGCTGTGCCCAATTCAATATTATTACCACTGCAGTAATGGACACCAGTTTTGGCCAACATAGCATAGTACTCTATTTCAGATTTCCTCAAGGCTGGGCAATTGCTGGCAAGGATGACCAGTTTTGCTTTGCCTTGTCTGAACATTTTCAGAGTAGGCTTGTACCCAACTACATACATTCCACTTTTCATAACCAATTGGAGCATAGCGTTGATTGACTCCAGTGACTTTTACATCTTCTTTGTGGCCACCATCTTTCCATCTTAGGAGCAGGAAGCCTCCAACCAAGAGCAGCCGCCAAGAATGGCCAGGGTGCAAGAAAGGTGTGTGCTTTATTGTTATATGAACCATGTACATAGATTATCTAACCTCCCTCATccccacaaaacaaaacataaaattcaaaaactaatACTAGTAATTACCTCTACAAGGGGATGGGGGTGAAGGTGATGACAGACAAGGGTgacagcagtgggattgctagatcatatggtagttctacctttaattttttaaggaccctccatagTGTACTCTTCAATGTACAGCTTTCAATACCCTTGTGTATATTGCCAAATGATCTTTGATAAGGATACCAAGACCACTGAAAGAAGAAACAACAGTTTCTTCAAAAATAGTGTTGGGAAAAACTGGATACTCACATGCAAAAGAAAGAGGGTGGCCTCTAATCTTATAAAATACCCCCAAATTAATTGAAAATGGATTAAGTTCCTAAACCTAAAGATcccaaactataaaactctaaaACAGAACACAGGGGAAAAGCTTATGATGTTTAATTTAGCAAttttttcttagatatgacaacAAAAGAAcaggaaaccaaaacaaaactagaCAAATGGGACTATATTGAACATAAAAATGTTGTGCATCAAGACACAATAATCAGCATACAAAAGCAACCTactggaatgggaaaaaatacttgCAGATCATACATCTGATTAggtataatatattaaaaatataaaaataactcctacaactaaacagcaaaaaaaaccccaaaaatctgattaaaaataggcagaggatTTGCACAGACGTTTttgcaaagaagatatacaaatggcgaacaagcacaggaaaagatgctcaacgtcattaatcatcagaaaatgtaaatcaaagccacaatgagatatcacctgacAACTGTTAGAATGActactatcaaaaagacaagtACTGATGAagacgtggagaaaagggaaccctcctgcactgcgGATGGAAATGgtaaactggtgcagtcactgtggaaaacactatggaggttccttaaaatattaacaatagaactaccatatgatctagcaacccCCCTGCTGGTATatatttgaaggaaatgaaatcactacttgaagagatatctatattgtcatgttcactgcagtgttattcacaatagcaaacatattgttgttgctcagtcgtgtccaactctttgaaaccccatgccATGGATTGTAGTACGCAATCCTTACCTATCctgtctcccagtttgctcaaactcatgtccatcaagtcggtgatgccgtccaaccagttcatcctctattgtccccttctcctcctaccctcaatctttcccaacatcaggatcttttccaatgagttgactcatcGCATCAAgtagctaaagtactggagcttcagcttcagcatcagtctcccaataaatatggaaacaacccaagagTCCATtagcaaatgaatgaaaaaggatgtgatagacacacacacacacacacacacacacattacttatgaagaaagaagaaaactgtgccatttgtaacaacttggatggaccttgagggcatcatgctaagtgaaataagtcacatgaagacaaatatcacttatatgtgaaagcTAAAACATTCAAAGCAATATAAACACAGTAGATTGGAGCAGTTACCAGGGCTTGGAGGGGTTAGGTCAAAGGGGACAGTCTTCTAGCTAGAAggtgaataagttctggggatctaacaTATAGAATGGTGATTACCATTAACAATAAGACATTACACAGTTGAAAGCTGCTAACAGAACAAATCTCATGTACTCAAAAAGTCAACAgtaattttgttttgttactgGATTGTATGAGATCAtcatatattttagatatcaATCCCTtacagatacatgatttgcaaatacttcctCCTACcttgtaggttgccttttcattttgctgattgtTCCtgttgttgtgcagaagctttttggtTTTTATAAAGTCCTATGtagtaatttttgcttttttttggccatatctGAAAAATTGCTATCAACACCAATGTGTTTCACAAAAACTCTGTTTTCATCTAGGagctttatggtttcaggtcttatgtatAAGTCTCTAACCTATTTAAGTTAATTTCCTTAAGTGATGTAAGATAGGGgtccaattttttcttttaagtatccAATTCTTccaacaccatttactgaagacaTGTGACATCCCTCATTGAATATTCTCACCTTCCTTGCCAAATACTGCTTGGCTATATATGAGAGGGTTATTGCCACATGCtcgattctgttccattggtccaCATGTCTATATTTATGTCACTATGACCCTGTTAagagtgccgcactcaatatgccagcaaatttggaaaactcagcagtggccacaggactggaaaatgtcagttttcattccaaccccaaagaaaggcaatgccaaagaatgttcaaacaaccgcacaattgcactcatttcatgtgccagcaaagaaatgctcaaaattatccaagctaggcttcaagagtacctgaactgagaacttccagattttcgagctggttttagaaaaggcagagatcaaattgccaagatccaattgaccatggaaaaagcatgaggattacataaaaacatctacttctgctttattgactacgctaaagcctttgactgtgtggatcacaaaaaactgtggaaaattcttaaaagagatgggaattagGCACCTTACCTGCTGTCTAAGAAACCCGTATGCAGATCGAGAAAAAacggttagaaccagacatagaacaatggactattttcaaattgggaaaggagtacgtcaaggctgtatattgtcaccctgcagagtacatcatgagaaatgccgggttggatgaagcacaagcaagactcaagattgttgggagaaatatcaataacctcagataagcagaggacaccacccttatggcaaagtgaagaggaactaaagagcctcttgatgaaagtgaaagaacagtgaaaaagctggcttaaaactcaagattcaaaaaactaatatggCGTCcagtaccatcagttcagttgagttcagttgctcagtcatgtccgactctttgcgaccccatgaatcgcagcatgctaggcttccctgtccatcaccaactcccagagttcactcaaactcatgtccatcgagtcagtgatgccatccagccacctcattctctgccatccccttctcctcctgcccccaatccctcctagcatcaggatcttttccagtgagtcaactcttcgcatcaagtggccaaagtattggagtttcagcttcaacatcactccttccaatgaacacccaggactgatctcctttaggatggactggttggatctccttgcagtccaagggactctcaagagtcttctccaacaccacagttcaaaagcatcaattctttagtgctcagctttcttcacagtccaactctcacatccatacatgaccactggaaaaaccatagccttcatgGTAAATTGATAGGGAAACAATTTTCTtgggctttattttattttcttgggctccaaaatcactgcagatggtaactgcagccatgaaattaaaagatgtttgctccttggaagaaatgctatgacaagcctagacagcatattaaaaagtaaagacattactttgcctgcaaaggtccatctagtcaaagttatggtttttccagtagtcatgtatggatgtaagaattggactataacgaaagctgagagccaaagaactgacgcTGTTGAACTGGTgttagagaagagtcttgagagttccttagactacaaggaaatcaaaccagtcaatcataaaagaaatcagtcctgaatattcattggaaggactgatgctgaagctgaagctccaatactttggccacctgatgcaaagaactgactcactggaaatgaccctgatgctgggaaagactgaaggtaggagaaggggtcgacagaggatgagatggctagatggcatcactgactcaatggacataagtttgagcaaggtccaggagttggtgatggacagggaatcctggcaaggtgcagtccatggggtcacaatgagtcagacaccactaagccactgaactgaaatgatagatTTTGGTATggtccattttcatttttgtttgcttcaagatatttttcaattttctttctgatttctccttcttcagctgttttctttaaatttcctttttttgatcTACTGGTTGTTCAGGActgtgttgtttaattttcacaCATTTGTGAATTTTTCAACTTCCTTCTGTTAATGATTTCTAGTATTATACCACTATGGTCAAAaagtgtgattttaattttcttaaatctgtTAAGACTCACTTTATGGTCTAGCCTATGGTGTATCCTGGagaacattgtgtgtgtgcttgagaagaatatATCTTTTAGGTCCATTTGGTTTAAAGTTTGGTTGAAGTCTAGTTTCCTTGTTGATAATCTAGATGATTACCCATTGTTGAAGGTGGGGTAATGATGtccctgaaaattattttattgttgtctgtttctctttccagaCCTTTGAGGATTTAATACATTTTGGTGCTCCAAagttgtgtatacatatatttatgacTGTTATATCTTCTCAATGAATTGAactctttatcattatataatgaccttTTCTGTCTCTAATTACCATTTTTGGCTTAACATCTGTTTTGTCTGACATCAGTATAGGTACCCCTGTACTCTTTTGGCTTTCACTTGCATGAAGTATCTTTTTCATCTCTTCCCTCTGAGCCCATGTGTGTGTCCTCAAAGCTGAAGTGAGTCTCTGGTAAGTACCATatattactttttgtttgtttgctttttaaatccaTCCAGCCACTCTATGCCATTTGACTGGAGAATtcaatccatttatatttagCAAAATTATTGATAGATATTACAAATTCCATCTTACAGTTTTCTggctgtttttagtttctttgttCTCTCACTGTCTTCCTTAGTAAACTGATGGTTTTCTGTAGTTGTGCATCTTTTGTGTATCTACTttaggtttttgctttgttttgtggtTTCCAAGTTTACATAAAACACCTTATTGATGTAACAATCTATTTTATGCTGATGACAAATTTAATCACATACAAAAACTACCCTTTTACTCCCCTCTACCTTTAATGTATTTTGATGTATGGTTtacctctttttatattttatattcactaACAAATTATTATAGCTACAGTTAATTTTAATACACTTGTTCTTTAATCTTATACCATCATTTTAGAGTACTAGAGTATTCTTAATTTGATTATATACTTACCTTTACCAGTgtgttgtatttatatttttatacattttcatgTTATTTCATGTTATCATGTTAGTTGTATGtgtattttaatgcattttcattttattaattagcATCCTCTTATTTCAGCTACAAGAACTCCTTTCAACACTTCTTTTATGGTAGAACTAGTGGTGATGAACTCCTTCAGACTTTGTGTCTGAgaaatctttctctctccttcatttGTGAATCATGGACTAAAGAAGGAAGGTTTCTCCTGGCACTAAGCTGTGCTGCCACATGGGTGAGGGGACACAGGTAAAGTCAAACTGCTTTTTTCAGCCTCTTCAGTATGTCCAAACATGTGTTGATACTGTTTTTGCTCCAATGGAATGCTAAATCGTCTCCTCTGGAAACCTAGACTTCCACAGAAGCTCCCTCATCTGTGGGGAACAGTCTAGGTCAGTGTTCTCTGGGTGCTCCCAGACTGCAGTCAAGAGGGGCTAAAACTGGTTCACAGATCACTTGAGAGCCACAGCCAGGACCAAGGTCTGCCTGCCTACTGCCTAAGCACAGTGGGCAAGGTTCCTTCTGGGTCCCTTAATGTATGGTGATGGATCCCACAGCTGTCACAAAGACACTTTCATTTGTGGATGGATACAGGATATTTGGTGCAAAGAGAGGGAAGACAAGAATGAGGGATGTGTTATGCTCATgactaaaaacatatttttaaccgtgtgaaatatttttgattgaaattttaaaaacaaaaggaaaaaaaagtctaagtCTAAAACTAAAAGTCTAAACTAAGCCTAACTACTTTCTGTCCCCAGTGAGAAAGATTAAGTGTTGGTACAGAGAATTAATGCATTTTATTGTGTTCACTTCAGTGAATAAACATC
This genomic window contains:
- the LOC102413335 gene encoding 60S ribosomal protein L30-like, which produces MLQLVMKSGMYVVGYKPTLKMFRQGKAKLVILASNCPALRKSEIEYYAMLAKTGVHYCSGNNIELGTACGNYHRVCTLTVIDPGD